Proteins found in one Candidatus Poribacteria bacterium genomic segment:
- a CDS encoding zinc-binding dehydrogenase → MKIVRALVVKLLPDEKREKIVVTDWEEPAPPTGNEVLCQAVFTGLTNGTERNQLIGGNYSASNSRLPTTDGYQNVGRVIETGPDVTQLQVGDLIYASVNHVERFTISEDGLLLKLPEDIDPGEAALFGISGVAMHCCRRIDPRIGEKVLVVGQGCIGMFAAQIANAMGARVTVCDIEETRLEQIRQLGVAETVLNTSDDGWDSQIQEGSFDAVMDFAGVPDMVTPMIQACKVRGRLLLVAGRFDVNYTFNVGQHKEISILQCSHFTCDDLENLCRLLRQGSVKIAPLIRHRVSVDEAPQIYRWLRDEPMRLLGSVFQWE, encoded by the coding sequence ATGAAAATTGTGAGAGCACTTGTCGTTAAATTATTGCCAGATGAAAAGCGTGAGAAAATTGTTGTCACCGATTGGGAAGAGCCAGCACCACCTACTGGAAACGAGGTGCTGTGTCAAGCTGTCTTCACCGGACTAACGAACGGTACAGAACGGAATCAACTCATCGGTGGGAACTATTCAGCCTCCAATAGTCGGTTACCAACCACCGATGGATACCAGAACGTCGGCAGAGTCATTGAAACAGGACCGGACGTAACGCAACTTCAAGTCGGTGATCTTATCTATGCCAGTGTGAACCATGTCGAACGGTTCACTATTTCAGAAGATGGACTTTTGTTAAAATTACCAGAAGACATTGATCCAGGCGAAGCCGCCCTCTTCGGCATCTCTGGTGTCGCCATGCATTGCTGCAGGCGTATTGATCCGCGCATCGGAGAAAAAGTGCTTGTTGTCGGTCAGGGCTGCATCGGTATGTTCGCGGCACAGATCGCCAACGCCATGGGAGCTCGCGTAACGGTGTGCGACATTGAGGAAACTCGACTCGAACAGATCCGCCAACTGGGTGTCGCAGAGACGGTTCTCAATACGAGTGATGATGGTTGGGATTCTCAAATTCAAGAGGGTTCGTTTGATGCCGTCATGGATTTCGCGGGTGTTCCAGACATGGTGACACCGATGATTCAGGCTTGCAAAGTTCGAGGGCGATTACTCTTAGTCGCTGGACGGTTCGATGTCAATTATACCTTTAATGTTGGGCAACATAAGGAGATTAGTATCCTTCAGTGTAGCCATTTCACGTGTGACGATCTGGAAAATCTCTGTCGATTGCTCCGCCAAGGTTCTGTCAAAATTGCACCACTCATCCGACATCGAGTGAGTGTTGACGAAGCACCGCAGATATATAGGTGGCTCCGTGATGAACCGATGCGTTTGTTGGGTAGCGTATTTCAATGGGAGTAA
- a CDS encoding RNA polymerase sigma factor, with protein sequence MTEDKFLELVHTHKARVYQHTLYLLGNREDAEDITQETFITAWKHRNKLRPKTAHSWLLKCAQNLCFNLLKRNKFQVHLTGGDDTDPETELETLMHTHSNRSNPSPDEIVIQQELKESVQCAIKKLPPDMRSVIIMRELNGMSFKEIAEVLEQPEGTVKSTVFRARKRLRELLRPYWRNEE encoded by the coding sequence ATGACAGAAGATAAATTCCTTGAGCTTGTTCATACACACAAGGCTCGGGTTTATCAACACACCCTCTATCTACTCGGAAATCGGGAAGATGCAGAGGATATAACACAAGAGACGTTTATCACGGCGTGGAAACACCGGAACAAATTGCGTCCGAAGACTGCACACTCATGGTTGCTAAAATGTGCGCAGAATCTCTGTTTCAATCTGCTAAAGCGTAACAAATTTCAGGTGCATTTAACAGGCGGAGACGATACAGATCCCGAAACAGAACTCGAAACTTTAATGCACACGCATTCTAATCGATCAAATCCATCACCAGATGAGATTGTGATCCAGCAAGAGCTCAAAGAGTCGGTCCAGTGTGCCATTAAAAAATTGCCGCCAGATATGCGGTCAGTGATAATTATGCGGGAATTGAACGGCATGAGTTTCAAGGAGATTGCCGAGGTTTTAGAACAACCCGAAGGCACCGTAAAATCTACTGTATTCCGTGCCCGCAAAAGGTTGCGGGAGTTACTACGTCCCTACTGGAGGAATGAAGAATGA
- a CDS encoding Uma2 family endonuclease, translating to MQLAFERKATTKHEYLNGQIVAMSGASFAHNFLTVNIATHLNIQLMNGECRVAASDMRVKVPQTDSYFYPDVVVVCGEPRAEDDTFDTLLNPTLIVEVLSPSTAGYDKGEKFEHYQQIVSLKDYILISQDEVRVEHYCRQESEWLQTEFQGLEDVLSLLSIGCELRLSDIYRRVEVASG from the coding sequence CTGCAGCTTGCTTTTGAACGCAAGGCGACGACGAAACACGAATACCTCAACGGACAGATAGTCGCCATGTCCGGCGCAAGTTTCGCGCATAATTTCCTTACAGTGAATATAGCAACTCATCTTAACATTCAATTGATGAACGGGGAGTGTCGGGTCGCCGCCAGTGATATGCGGGTGAAGGTTCCCCAGACAGACTCCTACTTTTACCCAGATGTTGTCGTTGTTTGCGGTGAGCCGCGCGCGGAAGATGATACTTTTGATACCCTTCTGAATCCAACGCTCATCGTAGAAGTGCTTTCTCCATCAACGGCAGGTTACGATAAAGGGGAGAAATTTGAGCATTATCAGCAAATTGTTTCCTTAAAAGATTACATTCTCATTTCCCAAGACGAGGTCCGAGTTGAACATTACTGCCGTCAAGAGTCCGAGTGGCTGCAGACCGAGTTTCAGGGACTTGAGGATGTCCTATCGCTTCTCTCTATAGGCTGTGAACTCCGTTTGTCGGATATTTATAGACGCGTCGAGGTCGCTTCGGGTTAA
- a CDS encoding Uma2 family endonuclease: MSGASREHNLITGNMFNGLYTQLIDRACETYVSEMRVKNHQTDSYTYPDIVVVCDEPRFEDDVFDTLLNPIVLIEVLSPSTEAYDRGEKFAHYRQIAALQEYVLVSQDRIRVEHYLRQGTQWLLTEFCGLQEVLSLISIRCELRLSDVYRRITFPEEPTTLTEAGK, from the coding sequence ATGTCCGGCGCAAGTCGCGAGCATAATCTCATCACCGGCAATATGTTTAATGGACTTTACACGCAATTAATAGATCGAGCCTGTGAAACTTACGTCAGTGAAATGCGCGTGAAGAATCATCAAACAGACTCGTATACCTACCCAGATATCGTTGTTGTCTGTGATGAACCGCGCTTTGAGGATGATGTTTTCGATACGCTGCTTAATCCGATTGTGCTCATAGAAGTGCTTTCGCCATCTACGGAGGCGTATGACAGGGGCGAAAAATTCGCACACTACCGGCAAATCGCTGCTTTGCAAGAATACGTCCTCGTTTCACAGGATAGGATTCGCGTGGAGCACTATCTTCGGCAAGGCACACAGTGGCTCTTGACTGAATTTTGCGGGCTGCAGGAGGTGCTGTCTCTCATTTCAATTAGATGTGAACTTCGCCTGTCGGATGTTTATAGACGCATCACATTTCCTGAGGAGCCCACCACCTTAACAGAAGCCGGGAAGTAA
- a CDS encoding RraA family protein, with protein sequence MALTEQEMLAELRKYDTPSITNVVATYPGSPLCLGLYNPWTENWYTDTTIRCMYPELGAIAGYAVTCVYSVPDPNYSELSFMDVIDALGASKQPTIFAFEQKFPPELANKVGLAGGNMTAAMKSVGCLGAISNGPSRDIDEIRPMEFQYLLSGITPGHGAMAVQAVNVPVSIGGMDVAPGEIIHMDENGACKFPGDQLEAVLTNVKALLEEEGDRIGKLLSGPKTAKQVRAIFSGHSYSEDDEE encoded by the coding sequence ATGGCATTAACAGAACAGGAAATGTTGGCAGAACTGCGCAAATATGATACGCCTTCAATCACAAACGTGGTTGCTACGTATCCGGGGAGTCCGCTTTGTCTTGGACTCTATAATCCATGGACAGAGAATTGGTATACCGATACAACCATCCGCTGTATGTATCCTGAGCTCGGAGCCATTGCCGGTTATGCGGTGACGTGCGTCTACAGCGTCCCGGACCCGAACTACTCGGAACTCTCTTTTATGGATGTCATTGACGCGCTGGGTGCCTCCAAGCAACCGACGATCTTCGCATTTGAGCAGAAGTTCCCTCCGGAGCTCGCCAATAAGGTCGGTTTAGCAGGCGGCAATATGACAGCGGCGATGAAATCAGTAGGCTGCTTAGGTGCCATTTCAAACGGTCCATCACGCGATATTGACGAAATCCGCCCAATGGAATTTCAGTATCTGTTAAGTGGCATCACACCCGGACACGGTGCGATGGCAGTTCAGGCTGTCAACGTCCCTGTCTCAATAGGCGGAATGGATGTTGCGCCGGGCGAAATCATCCACATGGACGAGAACGGCGCGTGCAAGTTCCCAGGGGATCAGTTAGAGGCGGTTCTGACGAACGTCAAGGCGTTGCTTGAAGAAGAGGGCGATCGGATAGGAAAATTGCTCTCAGGTCCCAAAACAGCGAAGCAGGTCCGGGCAATTTTCAGCGGACACTCCTATTCAGAAGATGATGAGGAATAG
- the tyrS gene encoding tyrosine--tRNA ligase — translation MDNVFEVLNERGFIKQTTNAEQIARLLGEEQITYYVGFDPTASSLHVGSLVPIMAMAHLQRAGHKPIAIIGGGTTMIGDPTDKTDMRPMLAQEQILTNGKSILAQLQRYLNLDNGIANNDGTQTTPKAGGFLNNADWLLSV, via the coding sequence ATGGACAACGTCTTTGAAGTCCTAAATGAGCGGGGTTTTATCAAGCAGACTACGAATGCTGAACAGATCGCTCGCCTATTAGGTGAAGAACAGATCACCTACTACGTCGGTTTTGATCCGACAGCATCGAGTCTGCACGTTGGAAGTCTTGTTCCCATAATGGCGATGGCACACCTGCAACGCGCCGGGCATAAGCCAATTGCAATTATTGGAGGCGGTACGACAATGATTGGCGACCCAACAGACAAGACTGACATGCGTCCAATGTTGGCGCAGGAACAAATTTTGACGAACGGCAAAAGCATCCTTGCGCAGTTGCAACGTTACTTAAATCTCGACAATGGCATAGCAAATAACGATGGAACACAGACTACGCCAAAAGCCGGAGGTTTTCTCAACAACGCCGACTGGCTACTGTCTGTAA